Proteins found in one Flavobacterium channae genomic segment:
- a CDS encoding ABC transporter ATP-binding protein has protein sequence MNQKKIIEVENLTKKFGDFTAVKSISFHVNKGEIFGFLGANGAGKTTAMKMLIGISNPTSGNAIVAGYNVQTQSELVKKSIGYMSQKFSLYDDLTVQENITFFGGIYGLSKNQIKSKTEILIENLQLGNITKTKVGDLPLGWKQKLAFSVALLHEPKIVFLDEPTGGVDPITRRQFWELIYAEAHKGTTIFVTTHYMDEAEYCNRVSIMVEGVIEALDSPKNLKKQFDVESMNEVFLKLARNIE, from the coding sequence ATGAACCAAAAAAAAATCATAGAAGTAGAAAACCTAACCAAAAAGTTTGGCGATTTTACAGCTGTAAAAAGTATTTCTTTTCACGTAAACAAAGGTGAAATCTTTGGGTTTTTAGGTGCAAATGGTGCTGGAAAAACGACTGCTATGAAAATGCTTATTGGTATTTCAAATCCTACAAGTGGTAACGCAATTGTTGCAGGTTATAATGTGCAAACACAAAGCGAATTGGTTAAAAAAAGTATTGGTTATATGAGTCAGAAATTTTCACTTTATGACGATTTAACGGTACAAGAAAACATTACATTTTTTGGCGGTATTTATGGTTTATCAAAAAATCAAATTAAATCCAAAACAGAAATTTTAATTGAAAATCTCCAATTGGGAAATATCACAAAAACTAAAGTTGGCGATTTGCCTTTGGGTTGGAAACAGAAATTAGCGTTTTCAGTTGCGTTATTGCACGAACCTAAAATTGTGTTTTTAGACGAACCAACAGGTGGAGTTGATCCCATTACGAGGAGACAGTTTTGGGAATTAATTTATGCCGAAGCTCATAAAGGAACAACCATTTTTGTTACCACACATTACATGGATGAAGCGGAATATTGTAATCGCGTTTCTATTATGGTTGAAGGCGTTATTGAAGCTTTAGATTCGCCAAAGAATTTAAAAAAGCAATTTGATGTTGAATCTATGAACGAAGTGTTTTTAAAGTTGGCTCGTAACATTGAATAA